In the genome of Streptomyces sp. P3, the window CGGGCATAGGTGATCGGCATCATGCCCTCCGCCACACCGACCAGGAAGACGACGTCCCACTCCAGGCCCTTCGCGGAGTGCAGGGAGGCCAGGGTGACGCCCTGGACGGTCGGGGCGTGCTGGACGCTCACCCGCTCGTCGAGTTCGGCGACCAGGTCGGCGAGGGTCGCCCCGGGCCGGGCCGTGACGAAGTCCTGCGCCAGGCCGACCAGGGCCGCCAGCGACTCCCAGCGCTCTCTGACGGCCCCGGAGCCCGCCGGCGGCTGTGGGGTCCAGCCTTCGCCGGAGAGGACGGCACGCACCTGTGAGGGCAGGTCGACGGCGTCTTCGAGAAGCGTGTCGTTGCCGCCGAAACGGGCCGCACCGCGCAGGGCGACACGGGCTTTGCGCACCTCGGGCCGGTCGAAGAAGCGCTCGGCGCCGCGCAGTTGATACGGGATGCCGAGGTCGGCGAGGGCCTGCTCGTAGGTCTCCGACTGGGCGTTGGTGCGGAACAGGACGGCGATCTCCGCGGCCGGGACCCCGGCGTCGAGGAGCTCGCGGATACGACGGGCCGCGCCTTCGGCCTCGGCGGGCTCGTCGGCGTACTCGGCGTAGCCCGGCTCGGGGCCGGGGGCGCGCTGGGAGACCAGTTCCAGACGGTGGTCGGCGGCGCGGCCGCGGGCCTGGGCGAGCAACCCGTTGGCCAGGTGCACGACCTGCGGGGTGGAGCGGTAGTCGCGGACCAGCTTGACGACGGTCGCGCCGGGGTGACGCTTGCGGAAGTCGAGCAGGTGGTCGGGGGTGGCGCCGGTGAAGGAGTAGATCGTCTGGCTGGCGTCCCCGACCACGCAGAGGTCGTCCCGGTCGCCGAGCCACAGCTCGAGCAGACGCTGCTGGAGCGGGCTGACGTCCTGGTACTCGTCGACCACGAAGTGCTGGTACTGGGCGCGGACCTGCTCGGCGATGTCGTGCCGGTCCTGCAGGACGGCGACGGTCAGCAGCAGGACGTCCTCGAAGTCGATGACGGCGCGCTCGCGCTTGAGGTTCTCGTACGCGGCGTAGAGCTGGGCGATCTCGGCGGGGTCGCGGGGGGACTCGCGACCCGCTTGGAGGGCGGCGAGGGCGTAGTCGGCGGGGACGGTCTGGGTGACCTTGGACCACTCGATCTCCGCGGTGACGTCCCGCAGCTCACCGCGGTCGAGCCGGACACGGCAGACGGCGGCCGCGTCTGCGACGAGCTGTATCTTGCGGTCGACGAGCCGGGGCAGGGAGCCACCGATCGCTTTCGGCCAGAAGTACTGCAGTTGTCGAAGGGCCGCGGAGTGGAAGGTGCGGGCCTGGACGCCCTGCGCCCCGAGCTGGCGGAGCCGGCCGCGCATCTCCCCGGCGGCCCGGTTGGTGAAGGTGACGGCGAGCACGCTGGAAGGTTGCAGGATGCCGGCGCGCACCCCGTAGGCGATGCGGTGGGTGATGGCCCGGGTCTTGCCCGTACCGGCTCCGGCCAGCACGCACACCGGACCGTGCAGGGCGGTGGCGACCTCGCGCTGCTCGGGGTCGAGCCCGTCGAGCACCGCGTCGGCCGAGTCCGGTGCCTGCGGGAACAGGGTGGAGTGCGTTGCTGCTGTCACACGGCCATGCTGCCAGGTCGGCGGAGACGGGCGGGACGGTTGTCCACAGGAGGGCCCTTGCAGTCGTACTGATGCGGCGGACGTCACCACCGGGAATGGCGGCCTCGCCGGCCGCGTTGTTCCTGGGACCGCCCTTCCCCGACCGCCGAAGGAGCATGACAGACATGCTGGGCACCGTGACGATGTACAGCACCACGTGGTGCGGCTACTGCCAGCGGCTGAAGAAGCAGCTGGAGCGCGAGGGCATCGCGTACACCGAGATCAACATCGAGCAGGACCCGGAGTCCGCGGCGTTCGTGGAGAGGGCGAATGGCGGAAACCAGACGGTACCGACCGTCCAGGTGGTTCCCTCCAACGGTGGCGCTGAGGTCGTCATGACGAACCCGAGCCTGGCCCAGGTGAAGCAGGCGCTCACTGCCTGACCCGTGCGGGCCGCAGCCCCCGACCGGCCTGACGCCGATCGGGGGTTTGGGGTGCCCCTGGCGGTGCCGCAGGTTCAGAGCGCGAGCACAGGCCGAGTGGAGAACTCCTCGCAGAGGTCCTCACCATCCGGGCCGTACACGAACTCGGCCATGGACGGGTTGCGATTGGCGGTGGCCAGGGGCAGCCATGCCAGCATGTGGCCGTAACCGCCGCACACCGACTCGCCGCCGTCTCCGCCGTGGACCGCGGTGACGTCGCCCGTCAGCTCCGTGCGGTAGGTGTCATAGGCGATGCGCAGGCCGAAGGCGTTCAGCTGGTTCTGCGGGCCGGTACGGTCCCCGTAGGGGATACGGTCGAGGGGGCAGTCGTTTCCCCACCGGAACAGGGTGTCTGCGCCGGCTCCACAAGCGTGCTCCCACTCGTCGGCGCTCGGCATCCGTAGCCCACGCGCCGCGAGAACAGCCGGCATGTCGGCAGGCGACTCGGTCAGGTCTTCGTCCTCCACAGCCATGAGCACAGTGGCCAGGACGACGCTCCGGCGGGGGCTGAGCACCTGCGCGAGGTGAGCCCGCAGGTC includes:
- a CDS encoding ATP-dependent DNA helicase UvrD2 produces the protein MTAATHSTLFPQAPDSADAVLDGLDPEQREVATALHGPVCVLAGAGTGKTRAITHRIAYGVRAGILQPSSVLAVTFTNRAAGEMRGRLRQLGAQGVQARTFHSAALRQLQYFWPKAIGGSLPRLVDRKIQLVADAAAVCRVRLDRGELRDVTAEIEWSKVTQTVPADYALAALQAGRESPRDPAEIAQLYAAYENLKRERAVIDFEDVLLLTVAVLQDRHDIAEQVRAQYQHFVVDEYQDVSPLQQRLLELWLGDRDDLCVVGDASQTIYSFTGATPDHLLDFRKRHPGATVVKLVRDYRSTPQVVHLANGLLAQARGRAADHRLELVSQRAPGPEPGYAEYADEPAEAEGAARRIRELLDAGVPAAEIAVLFRTNAQSETYEQALADLGIPYQLRGAERFFDRPEVRKARVALRGAARFGGNDTLLEDAVDLPSQVRAVLSGEGWTPQPPAGSGAVRERWESLAALVGLAQDFVTARPGATLADLVAELDERVSVQHAPTVQGVTLASLHSAKGLEWDVVFLVGVAEGMMPITYARTDEQIEEERRLLYVGVTRARARLHLSWALSRSPGGRPNRRPSRFLDGLRSGSGAAVGRGGGGGAGGIERGFPGVSAAAGQAPRRTQRTPARCRVCGRTLTDAGEMKLMRCEDCPSDMDEGLYERLRDWRAVQAKRAGQPAFCVFTDKTLMAIAEAVPDEEGELARIPGVGVRKLHRYGTDVLAICAGQDVVEGDEGD
- a CDS encoding mycoredoxin encodes the protein MLGTVTMYSTTWCGYCQRLKKQLEREGIAYTEINIEQDPESAAFVERANGGNQTVPTVQVVPSNGGAEVVMTNPSLAQVKQALTA